A part of Prolixibacteraceae bacterium genomic DNA contains:
- a CDS encoding ammonium transporter, with translation MLYTILNTSPSTFDSLDTVWILICACLVMFMQAGFALVEVGFTRSKNAVNILMKNMMDFSIGSVAFWLIGYGIMFGPSISGLIGTIDIGFQNHYGLEIPDNAFLFFQTVFCATAATIVSGAVAERAKFTTYLIFSLFIGIVIYPVSGHWIWGGGWLSELGFHDFAGSTVVHSVGAWLGIVGAKMLGPRLGKYNGKAKAIPGHNLVFGTLGVFILWFGWFGFNPGSQLAAQGLENANAISHIFITTNLSAASGAIAAMCLSWKRYKFPSLSMTLNGALGGLVAITAGCDVISPRDAIFVGILAGVTLIFAVEIIDQKLRIDDPVGAISVHGVCGVLGTLLVGILDPQEGLLYTGDTTLLLTQLVGVAAVAAWALSLGWVMFYTLKRTIGLRVTKREEEEGLDIYEHGESVYN, from the coding sequence ATGCTATATACAATTCTAAACACATCACCATCAACATTTGATTCTCTCGACACAGTATGGATTCTCATCTGTGCATGCCTTGTAATGTTTATGCAAGCAGGCTTTGCCCTAGTTGAAGTTGGATTCACAAGATCTAAAAATGCCGTTAATATCCTAATGAAGAACATGATGGACTTTAGTATCGGATCTGTTGCTTTTTGGCTCATCGGATATGGGATCATGTTTGGCCCATCAATTTCCGGATTAATTGGCACGATAGATATTGGTTTTCAAAATCACTATGGACTTGAAATTCCAGACAACGCTTTCCTCTTCTTTCAAACTGTATTTTGTGCCACTGCTGCAACAATAGTATCAGGTGCTGTTGCAGAACGTGCTAAATTCACGACATACCTTATATTTAGCCTTTTTATTGGAATTGTAATCTATCCCGTATCAGGACATTGGATATGGGGAGGTGGATGGCTTTCAGAATTAGGGTTTCATGATTTCGCAGGATCCACTGTAGTACATTCAGTTGGTGCATGGCTAGGTATTGTTGGTGCAAAGATGTTAGGACCAAGATTAGGGAAATACAACGGCAAGGCAAAAGCAATACCAGGACACAACTTAGTATTTGGAACCCTAGGTGTATTTATACTATGGTTTGGATGGTTTGGATTTAATCCAGGATCTCAACTTGCAGCTCAAGGCCTAGAGAATGCAAATGCCATCTCACACATCTTTATCACTACAAACCTTTCAGCAGCATCAGGTGCTATCGCAGCCATGTGTTTATCCTGGAAACGATATAAGTTTCCATCCCTATCAATGACATTAAACGGAGCACTGGGCGGATTGGTAGCCATCACTGCGGGCTGTGATGTTATATCTCCAAGAGATGCCATTTTTGTTGGTATCCTTGCAGGAGTCACATTAATCTTTGCTGTCGAAATTATCGATCAGAAATTGCGTATTGATGATCCTGTAGGTGCAATCTCTGTTCATGGAGTTTGTGGCGTACTTGGAACACTTCTTGTTGGAATATTAGACCCTCAAGAAGGGCTACTATATACAGGAGACACAACACTCCTTTTAACTCAGCTTGTAGGAGTAGCAGCAGTGGCTGCTTGGGCACTGAGCCTTGGATGGGTCATGTTCTACACTTTAAAGAGAACCATAGGCCTACGAGTGACCAAAAGAGAAGAAGAAGAAGGGCTTGATATTTATGAACACGGAGAGAGTGTATACAACTAA